TTGAAGCTGAACATCCATCAGATGTCAGCTTACGTTGAGAGCGGAAAGGGAGGGGTATACTTAGTGATCAGCGTACCTCAGGAGCTTCCACTGGATGAGCTCAAGAGCAAGCTATCCTCGATCAAGGGCATAGGTAGGGTACTGCACCAAGCCTGTGATGTCGAAGGGCTCCTGATAGACGAGCTGAACTTCCCTCTGATGAGGTACGGTGATAGGGTATTCACCCTCACGGACAGGGCCTGGGCTTCCCTGAGGTCAAACTTAGCCAGCACAGTGGGGTTACAAGCTTACTACGCCCTGATATTCAGGATAGGCTACGAGATGGGGAAGGGCTTCGCTGAGACTTACTCCGAGATCGCTCGAAAATCCGGTATAGAGGATCCGATCGATGTGATAAGATACGTCATGGCCAGGATGCTCGCAGCTTCAGGCTGGGCAAAAGCTCGGATCGAGGTGAGTGAGAGAACACTGAGGGTGATTCTCAAGGATGGCTTGGAAGCCATCGCTAGCGGGAGGAGTGAGGGACCCTCCTGCTACTTCACGAAGGGTATCATAGCGGGGGCCCTAACCAGGATCCTCAGATCTCCCGTGGAGGTATCTGAGATGAAGTGCCAAGCTGCGGGTGGTGATCACTGTGAGTTCTCAATCACTCGCGATTGATCCTTAGAAAGTTCAGAGGGAGTACTCCCTCTGAACCTGAACCCTTATCCCTCTCTTCTTCAGCTCCTCGAAGAAGGGGACGGGGTCTATTACCTCCTCAGGGTTCCTCACGCCAGTCCCTCTTATCAGTCCCCTAGCTATCCATTGGGCTGTGACTGAAGTGGGACTCCCGACCGTAACCGCTTGAGCCGTTAGGTTCCATTTCCTGTGCCACTCCGTGTGCATATCTATGATGAGCCTCTCCCTCCTTCCGGCCCTCACCCCCTCAACTATCACCCTCATTATGTCGTAATCGTTCGGGGGGATCTCCTTACCCTCGAATGTCGCGTTCACGAGCTTCCTCAGGAGATCCCTAGGGACTATCTCAACGCTCCCAAGCCTGAGGGGCTTATCGCTAGTTAGCCCTAAGTCCGTCAGGAGCTTGTACTTCATGTAGAGCTCTCTCGGGAAGGAGATCTTGTAATCGACGAACTTGAGTCCCTTGCCCTTGAAGGTCTCACCTATCGTCCAGACCTCGGGGTGCTCTATGTAGTACATCTCCTGCGTACCTACGGGAGGTGGGAAGTGCATCACCTCCCTGTCCTCAGGTCTAACGGGCTCCCTCAATGAGATCTGACCTTTCTCCCAAACCTCAACGGGGTGCATGAACTCATCGAATATACAGTCGAGTGAGTAAGGCACTGGGAGCGGTATGCCCAGCGAATCGTAATCGTTGAGGTCGATCCAGCCCTCCCTCAGGAGCACCCTCTCGACCTCATCGAATTGCTCAACACCGTACCTAGCTGCTACGTTTATCATTCCGGGGCAACCGCCCATGCCCGGTATAGCTAGCAGACCAGCCTTCCTGTAAGCCTCATCGAACTCGAGCTGCCTCCTCAGTATCGGTACCTCGGAGCCGAGATCCACGTAGTGGACCCCAGCCTTCAGAGCAGCTTCCATGACCTGCGGTATGTAGTAGTAGATCACCCCGTTGACTACCACATCTGCTCCTCTCAGGAGCTTGGCTGTCTCATCGATATCCCTAACATCCACTCTCGCATGCTCAAGCCTCTTCCTCTCAGTGAACCTCCTCGCTCCCTCCACGGTGAGCTTAGCCCTCTCCTCATTCATGTCCGCTACAACTATCTCATCGACGTGCGGACTCACCTCATCGTCCGCTAGGTCATAGACGATAGCCGGGGCCACTACCCCAGCCCCCAGCACGACTATCCTGACCAAAGGGACCACCCCATTTTCGATCAACTACTACTATATAAAAATTGCACCTATCACCCGATTTAATAGTTTTATTTTTAAATACACCGGCGGAATCATCATTTATATTTATATATAAAGATTGGCGATATAATTTACTAAAACAATCTTTTTGTAAAATTTATCCGGAAAATAAACCGATATAATACTACGACTGATCTTATAGAGGGATTTACAATAACTCATTTTCTTATTATGACTCATCTAATAAAGATTTAATTAAAATGAAGCACCCCAATTCAGAAGTTGGGATTCTGTGCAATGTACAACTAAGCATTCCTATTTTTGAACGAACTCCTTCTACCTCCTCTCGCCTAAAGGAGCCCATTAGGGCCCTTCCAC
This is a stretch of genomic DNA from Candidatus Korarchaeum sp.. It encodes these proteins:
- a CDS encoding V4R domain-containing protein: MGENRSESADFRVPLSRITIAPGRRLIAFLLEVTEDRIGVIRDIAELMGNLKLNIHQMSAYVESGKGGVYLVISVPQELPLDELKSKLSSIKGIGRVLHQACDVEGLLIDELNFPLMRYGDRVFTLTDRAWASLRSNLASTVGLQAYYALIFRIGYEMGKGFAETYSEIARKSGIEDPIDVIRYVMARMLAASGWAKARIEVSERTLRVILKDGLEAIASGRSEGPSCYFTKGIIAGALTRILRSPVEVSEMKCQAAGGDHCEFSITRD
- a CDS encoding saccharopine dehydrogenase C-terminal domain-containing protein yields the protein MVRIVVLGAGVVAPAIVYDLADDEVSPHVDEIVVADMNEERAKLTVEGARRFTERKRLEHARVDVRDIDETAKLLRGADVVVNGVIYYYIPQVMEAALKAGVHYVDLGSEVPILRRQLEFDEAYRKAGLLAIPGMGGCPGMINVAARYGVEQFDEVERVLLREGWIDLNDYDSLGIPLPVPYSLDCIFDEFMHPVEVWEKGQISLREPVRPEDREVMHFPPPVGTQEMYYIEHPEVWTIGETFKGKGLKFVDYKISFPRELYMKYKLLTDLGLTSDKPLRLGSVEIVPRDLLRKLVNATFEGKEIPPNDYDIMRVIVEGVRAGRRERLIIDMHTEWHRKWNLTAQAVTVGSPTSVTAQWIARGLIRGTGVRNPEEVIDPVPFFEELKKRGIRVQVQREYSL